A genomic window from Melopsittacus undulatus isolate bMelUnd1 chromosome W unlocalized genomic scaffold, bMelUnd1.mat.Z SUPER_W_unloc_2, whole genome shotgun sequence includes:
- the LOC117438213 gene encoding LOW QUALITY PROTEIN: putative sodium-coupled neutral amino acid transporter 7 (The sequence of the model RefSeq protein was modified relative to this genomic sequence to represent the inferred CDS: substituted 2 bases at 2 genomic stop codons) gives MWMVACATLGGTMAQGTGSINCDYKDWEWSSNTREWARLLQSPSMETVPENRESKRNGLGAMSALRAVFIMVSTALGAGLLNFPAAFSMISSVATGITLQMCMLIIIRGLVILVYCSQASNEXTCQEVVWAICRKVPYMLCEVAIAVYTFGICITFLIIIGDQEDKIIGALVTEPKKAGSSCWYTDCKFTISITAFLLILPLSIPKEISFQKYTRWLSVIGTXYVTAVIIIKYIWPNKELVPVEIPTSPSTWTVVFNAMPTICFGFQCHMSSMKQPEVKTWVVVVMVDMVIILFVYTSTVK, from the exons ATGTGGATGGTGGCATGTGCCACCCTGGGAGGCACAATGgctcagggcactgggagcatcAACTGCGACTACAAGGACTGGGAGTGGAGCTCCAACACCAGGGAATGGgccaggctcctgcagagccccagcatGGAGACAGTGCCAGAGAACAGAGAGAGCAAAAGGAATGGTCTGGGGGCCATGTCGGCTTTGAGAGCCGTCTTCATCATGGTCAGCACTGCCCTTGGGGCTGGGCTGCTCAActttcctgctgccttcagcaTGATAAGCAGCGTGGCTACAGGCATCACACTGCAGATG TGCATGTTGATCATCATCAGAGGCTTGGTCATCCTGGTGTACTGCTCACAGGCCAGCAATGAGTGAACCTGCCAAGAGGTGGTGTGGGCCATCTGCAGGAAGGTGCCCTACATGCTGTGCGAGGTGGCCATAGCCGTCTACACCTTCGGTATCTGCATCACTTTCCTCATCATCATTGGAGACCAGGAAGACAAGA TCATTGGTGCTCTGGTGACAGAGCCCAAGaaagctgggagcagctgctggtACACAGACTGCAAGTTCACCATCAGCATCACGGccttcctcctcatcctgccTCTCTCCATCCCCAAGGAAATCAGCTTCCAAAAATACACCAG Atggctgtc TGTGATTGGCACCTGATATGTCACAGCAGTCATTATCATCAAGTACATCTGGCCGAACAAAGAGCTGGTGCCTGTGGAGATCCCCACCAG CCCCTCCACCTGGACCGTTGTCTTCAATGCCATGCCCACCATCTGCTTTGGGTTCCAG TGCCACATGAGCAGCATGAAGCAGCCAGAGGTGAAGAcctgggtggtggtggtgatggtagATATGGTGATCATCCTCTTTGTCTATACCAGCACTGTTAAGTGA